The genomic DNA CTGCAGCATCCTCAACAACCAATTGCTTCAGCAGCCTTCTCTCGGGATCCATTGTTGTTTCCCAAAGTTGTACAGGCATCATCTCCCCCAAGCCTGGATTGCACCCACATAAATTAACATTAGAGCCTCAGAACAAAGATTTAACATTATGATATATGGACATGTAATTCCACATTCAGTTCCCTATGGGGTTTGTTAATTGGTAGCCTAGACTTAGCAGTAATATCATATAATTCTAGATAAAATTGTTCATAAATTAGCAAGTATGTTTGTATGCTCATACAGGGACAGTATAAATGTGCAATTTGCTGAGGTTCATCAATCACTAGTTATACAGGGATGGTTTAAGTGAGTATCTAGGGAATTCTGAAGGTTCATTGTGTTTGCAGGATAGAATTAATCACTAGTGAAACAGAGTCTAGGGGGATGAGTTGCTAACACAGACTTTTGCTCATCCAATTGGTTGCTCATCCCATCCTTGTCATAGCTTTCTCTCATAGCAATTGGTAACTTATAAAGGGATACTACCTTATTTTTGAAGTTCTCTCTGAAAGACTTCAGGACACATGAAGTCTATTTTAAACTTGAGTGCCTACATGAATGCTAAGACAAGTTGGAGGGTCTCccagctaaaaaaaaaacagaaaatatgaaTCTCTGAGTATATTGAAATCATATCTACAAGGAACAATTAAATTATGTTCATTTGGTATATGTTTATCCTGGCACTATGACAATATATAGGGGCATCTACATGTAGAGTTGGATAGGAAAATACATGCCCAATGCACTATCATGTCAGCTCATACATATGCCATGCTAGTGGAGTCATCTGTGATTTGTGAAGATGAACGTGTCGGTAACAACAAGAGTTAAATTTTCCATCTTACCTTTGAACCTCTGAATGCTGTATGATGCATTTGGAGGTAAGGAATGCTGAAGTTGTTTAAGTTCTGCATCATCATAGCAATAATGTACTTGTTTTCCCCTCTCAACCTGCTCATTTTAGCAAAGAAAACCCCTAAGAGATGCTTATGAGTTGTGCGATTATCCAGACAGATTATTTTTAAGCCTGTCAAAGCTGAAGATAAACCTTGAAAAGGGGTGGAACACCAACATAAATACAGCCTTCATCAAATAAAGCTCTCTGAAAGCAAGAAAAACagcataaattatattatttttcgaACTAAGTAAACATTTGAAGAAGCTTTgacttatttatctttttgttcacataaataattttagagACAATTCTCCCCAATATCTACCtgatatctaaagaaaaaagtCAACAGCAGAGTTCGAATATGAGCACCATCCACATCAGCATCTGTTAAGATGATGATTTTATGATAACGGAGAGCTTCCTTTTTAAAATCCTCCCCCTGAAACCAGGAAGATAGAATAAGCTGTACtgttcaccaaaaaaaaaaaaaaaaaaaaaaaacaaaaacctaagGAACAAAAAATGAGTCAACCTTTACTCCAAGTCCCAGACcaagaattagattttgaatctCTTCACTCTTGTACATTGCTGCTTCATCCTTTCTTTCAATGTTCAAAATTTTACCCCTCAGAGGGAGAATAGCCTGCACCACCATGTTTCTATGATCAAATTTGTACAGCAATCCTGAATAACTTTACATTTTTCCATAGTTAAGAGCACCAAtgattaaggtaaaaaaaagcATCACTATGAAAAAGACACATGTTATGATTAGAAATTTATCAAGCTCAAACAACCAGAAATTTATACACAATTCTAGAGTGATCTGCAGTTTAATAAATATGGCAAGAGCAACTTAGTTATACAAGTGAGCATGTTAATATGTTGACATGGAAACATAGACTATATTCTATAAGCCTACAACAAGCATGCGTTGGAAGTCATCCTAGACGTTTCTACTGCTGCTTGTGGATCAACAAAAAATGAATCACAAAATTAAGACAAAGCTAGAAGACTACATACAATAGCTGACATAATGATGAGTATATTGAGCGTGTTGTGTCATCTTAGGAACAAAAAATTCACTGCAacaaaagtagaaagaaaataacACAAGTATCACTATAATTTACGACAATCAAAGCAAGGGCTTTATGCATCCTCCAGTCAGAAATTTAGCAACATTATTTACAAGGATATGGCTAAAATTTTTATAAGTCGGACTTTTCTGGAGGCAATCACAACAATCTCTTCCACTCTAGCAGTTTTGGTGAACTAGGACATACAATGATGGTAAAAAATACCAAGTTTATGCATGAGGTGAACTTGTGACATGGCTTGGTACAGCTAGCAACCTTTCACACCAACAGCACCTAAAGGCAAGAAGAGTTTTTCCCCAAAACCATAAAACAACACCTAAATTAACTGATTTCATCTCGAATCGAAGCATATCTAACcaataaaagttaaatttcCATCAAGAAAGAAAGCCCTGGAAAGAAGATGAAATTTTGGCAGCTACTGCTTTTCATAAGCTTCAATCATTATTCTTGGCCATCTGCAAACCAGTTAAGTTCAAATTTCACCTGAAAGCGCCTATCACGACCTTGTTTTGCACTTCCACCAGCTGAATCTCCTTCAACAATAAATATTTCTGcaaatttgaccaaaaaaataaaaaagcaacaGTAAAACATCCATCCCAATAAGACGTCACAATATTCCAAAGAGCCAAATCCTTCCTTTTAAGAGAGCCACATGCATGGTTGTTAGTATCAAAGGGTACACCAAATACATGGAGCAAAACATATCCATCATGCAATATGAAAAAGATATGAATGTGTAATGTATCATAGTGTGCGGTACAGCATGCAGGTTTCAATAGGTTTGTAAGactttttctgttttctatttCCCCCCAAAATAGGCTTGAGAAGATATTCTTCTTCATATCGCACTTGCTAGTGATCACAATAGGGTTCAACcccccttttttgttttcccaaaataaaatataagctTATCACAGTTGAAGGCGTACACTTTGTGATGCACCTGCACATCCTACTGGTGTGATACATTGCACCCTATTATAAGGTTTAAATgcctttttttgcttttatatttaaaggaaaaagagtGTGTACACTGAAATGCCCCAGATTGCAGACTGGACAGCCATTATTTTGTtctctgttttgtttttgtgaAAAGGTTATAGTGGTCTTTTAATGTGTTTTAGGTTTAAACCCCCCAACCTAATCAAGCCTCATTAATGTCTTTCAATTGAGATTGAATTATTTAGTGCAACTTAGACTATATATTGTCAAAAATCATGAAGCTGTGCTTGTGTACGGCAAATACAACTCAACCCAAACCATCATACATGTCATGATAATTCCACATGCAAATGCATCAGAAGTAGCACAATTATAAAGCATACCAGAATGAGCATATTTGTATAGGAATTGAATGTTAGGTAGTAAAAAAAGTTGTACTGTATTGGCTACACTGGAATTTCCAGATTTGCAACAAACAGAAAAAGACTGGAGATTTTCAACAGACTCAGTGTCAtgcaattcaagcccaacaagtAACAGGTAGATCCAAATGCATATGACTGCATTGAGAGATGGCTGAATTTTACATACGATCGttatagaaatattttacaACCTTAGCCTCGAGTTAATGCAGTGCTATGAAGCTTAAATAACAAGGTTCAAGCAAGAAGAAGCAAAACATACTAGTTCAAGCAAGAAAAAGCAAGATATACCAGATTCTTCAGGATTTGTGGATGAGCAATCAGCTAGCTTGCCTGGAAGGGATGATGATTTCAAGACACTCTTTTGTCTAACCAATTCCCTTGCTCTCTTTGCCGCCAGAGCTGCCtaattaggaaaagaaaagacattATCAGTGTAAATATGCATCAGTCCATGGATGGAGTCCTTGAAGAGAGCAACTTAAATTAGTCCTAGGATTATAGAAACAAAGTAACATTATAACTTATGAGCTATGAGAAGGGTACCTTGAGAGCATTtagagatttggaaagaatcaaATCAAGAACATCTGGATGCAACTCCAAGTACTCAGTAAGAAACTCTTGAACAGTCTGATCAACCACTTTGCGCACCTCTGGATTTCCTAACCTTGTCttccaataataatataagtgGCAGAATGGTAAGCTATCAGccataaaaagaaaagggaagagaaaGTTTCAATTTTGAGCCAGCTAGAGAATTGTTGATGACCCAAAAAATCAATTCATGTACACAATGCTAAACACAATACCTTCGTCTGTCCTTCAAATTCTGGATTTGGAACTTTTACTGAGATAACACATGTTAATCCCTCTCTTACATGTTCGCCACTTAAAGTAATATCCTTCTCCtgaatgaaacaaaacaaacttttaCTGCTGAAAGTTACTACTGCTTCCACTCATTTTTTACTCAAATTTAAATACGAGTTCATCAAGTCTAAGAAAATAGCTTAAACATTGTTATTCTGGTATAAACCATGTGATGCTCAGCAACACACTatctatttaatgaaaattattatggaaaatatctaaaatagcCCACCAAAGATAATGTCTATCTAATCTCCAAGAAATTTCTCAATTATTCTTGTAGCAGCTAACCTGAAGCCACAAATCATATCAAGAAAACCCAATAGCATAGATGTAACTTTACATTTAAAAGGGGTCATGACTTAGTAAAAGAACCTTTTTTTAGTAGATTTAAGATAATTAATTTAGTAGTTTTTGGTTTGTAAGAGTTATGCAGAGATGTAAGGGGAGAAATTGAATGTcagttattatttttctttggattttcAACATCGAGTGTGTAATTGTCATTTTAGGTTTGGTAGCAATAAGTTGTCATCTATTGATACATTTACTACAACAGCATAACAAACAGAACATGGTGAGATTAAATTGCCAAGACATGACTGGACCAAATCTGGACAATGTAAAACAAAACTGAATCAACTGTGCGTGTTACAGTCACTCGATAGGACTGAGCTTCCAACAGAGGGGGGGATGGGGAGGTGTTGGAAGGCAGACAAATTTTGGAGGTATGATGTGCTGTTGCATTTCCAAATGCTGGTGATGATACTTTTAAATGGTGAGGCCACGGCAGtgacaaaataaatatgaactGTCTTCCTCTGCTTATATAGATGGTTTAAGGTCTGAAACAAGACCCAGCTTGTATTACACTTCTTGTCTTTGATAATAGATCCATTTAGTTTTTGTCAAGTCTAACCTAGACCAACCCAACTCTGTGTGGCAACCTACTAGGTTTGCATCCATGTGATCCAAAATAGAAGGATTATTAAAACATCCTTTGATTTAGTTCTCCCCAAAAAATGcaagtaaaatttaaataactcATAATGCTAActaataaaaaactaataatgGTAGCTTAAGTTTAGATCCATTGACTACAGCATCAATTACAAATTGAAGTACCCATATGAGCAACAAGAGAAGATGTCTTTGAATGGAGGTAGACATACCAAACATCAATCCCTTTTTTTTCAACCTCagttattttctttaatgatTATTTGCTTTTACAATAACATGTTTCTAAGTCAATTCCAACTGGTCCAACAATTGAACCGGCAATCTAATGTCCCAATCACCTGAGCAGGGACTATAAAAATAACCCCTTTatgcaagaaaaaagaaaaaatggtcaTCATTTTGACAATCAACAATAAGTAAATAATCTTACAGGTTAGAGAGAATAAATGAGACTCAAAGACTGAtgtataagaaattaaaaaagaaaaaacataattgatgaaaatggaaTGAAAACTTAACTAACAGTATGCTAGGATGAATGTACCTTAATAATCTTTGACTTCTTCCCAAGGTTATTGAGAGTTCTTGTCAAAGAAGCCTTCATACCATCGatatgagtacccccatcaatTGTGCGTATGCTATTAGCATATCCCAGCATAGTATCTGAATATGCATCTGAGCACCTAATAACAAATgcataaaacaagaaaattcaattcaatggtCTAGTCAAGGAAGGTTGTCAGTTTTGAGTATGATAGTTGTATTAAATATTTCCATGCAAAACAAGTATAGTTGGAATTAGACATCTATAGCCTGTAAATGCTTTCTCTTATTTCAATAGTCCTAAATGAAAAACCCATCCATGCAAGTGCATCAAGCAGTGTGTGAATAAATGAAGAACCACTCATTTAGTGGTTTTTGAGTTATTTGGTATATTAACAATAAGCATGTTCCATATTTGAGAAAaggaacagaaaaaaaaaaaatatatcagaACATGCAAATGAGAGAGAACTGTTGTACCATTGAAGAGCTACATCAATTGATATTCCATCTGCTACTTTTCTGAAACCAACCACATCATGAACTGGTTTCTGGATTAGGAAAATGTCAGTCCCTATctggaaacaaaacaaaacaaaaaagaaaggggCACTACAAAACCAACAAAAGGGAAGAGGACACAAGACATGAGTACCTTATCAGTATTTAACCATCTCACATACTCAACTAATCCTCCAGCATAGCAGTATTCATTATATTGATTCTTCTCTGGATCTTTATCCTCTTTCCTAAGAGTGATTGCAAGCTGTAAAAGTCAAGCCGGAGGAGATAGTAAGTTCTAGAGCACAAAAATACTAAACTTCCGGATTCCAACCAAATCAAGAGAATGAAACATCATTGAAAGAAACTGGTTAGCATTAATAAAGCTAATCAGACAATAGGCTAATGTCTACAGGAGACAGATTGCTTCCTTCTGTGAAGGGAGAATCAATTATTttcacatgaaaaaaattattgttgttaAATGGTTGACTGTTAAGTTCCTATTCTCCAGAATCCTGCCACAAACTAGGTAGTTGGAACCACTCATTATAAAACTGTAGGTAGTTTGAGATTTATCATCATAAGACCTGGGTTGCATGCCCTTTGTTGGACAATCTTTAATCCACtgttttcctattaaaaaaaaaaaaaatcactttgcAGCCTATAGGACTCCAAAATGTGGTTAGAAGAACACCATTCTATTCCAGCAATGTTTTGCTAGAAGCACTAAGAGGATTAGAAAAATACATAAAGCATGTAGAGCAATGCACGTGACTTCACCTCAGGGTTTAGAAAAGCAAGCTCCCTAATTCGTCCAGCTATTGTGTTGTAGTCAAACTGAATTTCAGTAGTGAATACTGCATAAAGAGTTGATGGTCAGACAAAAGACATGAAAATCTCCtactttaaaaatcattcaaaatattGGGAATGAAGCATAAACATAACCATCACATGTATGTGCAGTCTAGATTGTCGAGAAACACCTTCTTTATCAGGCCAAAACCTGATGTGTGTCCCCTGTAGATCAGTTGATTCAGTTGGAAGCACGCGATGCGTTAGAGATGTTACAGGCTTTCCACGGGAATATTTCTGCTGGTATTCCATTCCGTCACGCCAGACAGTAACTTCTAATGCCTGTGAACCAAGAAAATCCCAAATTACAGGATTCAAAATGATTGTGAATTCCCAGGACCAAAGAAActcaaaataaagataatagcAAGGCATAAAATGTTGTGAAGCTAAACTATCAAAAGCTTAATGGATGATTTGAGACATGCAATGCAACCATATACCATAAAATGTTGAGGCATGGTAGAGGCACAATTTGCTGGTTAAAAAGGACAGCTCAAAACTAGCTCAACTACCATTGCAAAAAGGAACTAGGGAGGCTATTATGTGGGGGAGGGGTGTTGGCACCTGCCTTGGGATGGAGGACATGAAATGACTCCTACACTAAGCTAATATAAAGTAAATAAGTATGCAGCCAGTCCTGAAATTCAACTGTCAGAAAAAAGGACTCAAGTCTTCTCAAATAGCagggaaaaaaattagaggGAACCACAAATACAGCAATCCAAAATCACAAGAGAATACAACAAACAATGTTTTATGAGATAAAAGTGAACACCTCTGACAAGGCATTAACAACAGATAAGCCCACACCATGTAGTCCACCAGATACACTATAACCACTGCTGGCACCACCAAATTTGCCACCTGCATGTAAGACCTGCAGATTTTGTTGATCATAAATAatttgcacaaaaaaaaaaaaaaaaacgtctaAATAAGCAATATTGGTATTGAAACACattgaaaatgcaaaggaaaatggtAGTTGTCCGCCACAATTTTTACCATGAAGTAATCTAGCAAATGGTGACTGGTGATAGAAAACAGGATGTTGATAAGACAATATCTGTTACCAAAGAAATTATTGAATATTTCTCATCCATTAATAGGTGGTAAAAGTGACCATCAAAAGGTGGTGCAAATAACATTGTCCAATACAAttttcatctaagaaaccattgAGCATTCCTCTCATCCTTTTGTAAACCTTTGGTGTATGAATAGAGTTAATACAATATTGTTAATTTTGTCTAGAGCTTTTTGAGACCTAAGGAATGGCTCAATAAGAAGGAAGATGCTAGTTTGGTGCAGATTGAGGTAGAGAAGGTCAAAGGAAAGGTGATTAGTAAGGTGCTGGAAAGGGGTCAAGACTTCTCATCCTAGATCAGGTCTGGCAAGAAAGGCCTTGCCTTGCTGTTAGAAGGGGCAGGGGCTTGATGCGATAATAATGATCAGAAATCTTATAAGAAAGAATGGATGGAGGGAGGAAGGGACTACAACCTGGAGCTGTGTAGCAATATAGCAGGTAGATTCCTGCTGTGTTCTGTATTTTCAATGGAAGAGAAGAGGTTCACTCTTGTTTTCCTAGAACGTAGGAGAATTCCAAGGGGTTGGATGATACTGGCCAAAAAGTTGAGAAGTTTAGGAGGAGGTCCTCTTCAAAAGACTGGGCAGGTGGCTCAAGTGGATAGCCTCCAAATGTGGGAGAATGGGGAGGGATCCTTTAGCATTGGTATTTCTTATGTAGAGATGATGGGTAGCAGTTAGGGTGAGGTGGCTGAAGTAGTGTAGATTCAAATAAGAATGGAGGAAATCAGCGAAAATATGAAACACCTTCAGCGGTGCCTTGTGCAAGTAGATGGGGTGGTTTCTCAAATAAGGTCTCAAACCTATTTTCGTTGAAAACATGGGCAATGCTTAATGGGCACTTGAAGGGGAACATCCACTTGGCTTTGATGGGTGGTTCTAGTATTTTATTCAACTTCGAGAAGGTCAATAATGCTGAAAATGTGTTGCAGTCAAGTATGAGAAAACTCGTCTGCATCTAGGGAGCTGGGTTCCAGAAGCTACTTGTTTCAAGGATAGGATTTGTGCTTAAGAATTGCAGGTGACAGTAGGAACATTGCTAATTCACTTGTGgagaaaggaatttttttaagaaggtTGGGGACACTTGTGGGGGTCATGTGACTGTGGATGACAACACAACCCATTGCCGCAATATTAGTAGGCCAAGATCAATATAATAAGACCCAATGGGAGAAAGGTTCTGACTGCACTACATGTGGTAGTGGGGCTTTTGAGTTTCTCTATTCACCTTTGGAGGGCAATTCCTTTGTGGATGATTTTGTTGAACCCAAGAGTATTTAGAGAGGGCTAGAAGTTAGAGAATGAGTGGAGGTGCCTTGATGTGCAAGAGGGAGCATGGCCATGGTTGGCGAGAGACTTGATAATAGAGAAGAACACATGTTGCTCTTGGGACCAAAGCCACTTGCAAAAGGTGTGGCAGGCCCAGCTTTTACATCACTATACAATTAGGTGGGGAGTGGGTTGGTCAGCATGCACAACAAGGGAGAGGTTGTGTTGGAGGGTCATATGGATCTCAACATTAACTCTATAAGGGACATGGCTAAGTTAGCCCAATGGATTTGGGTTTAATAGATTAACCTTCATAGCCAAGTGAAGCCCATTGCGTTacactaggcttaagtgacatAGGCCATTTGTGTTTAAGAGATGGAAGGCTCTCTAATGGATCATGTGTAGATGGGCTAGCTAAAGTTTCTTGTAGTTCACCCAATCTTCATCTCAAAGTGGTTTGGGTTAAAGACACTTCGAGCAAGTCTAATACTACCATTAAagttaaaagagaagaaaacccAAAGCAATTTCTAGAGTCCTCTTCTCTATGGTGTGAGAGGTTGCAACAAGGCTTTCATTGTTGACCCCCATGTGTCGATGCTGCTCTAGGATCAGAGGGGAGAGTGTCCAACCTACCAACCTTTTCTGGTTAAAGCCATTTGTTTCAAAGGTACAACTTGCTATTTTGGTTCTTTGTTGAGGGGTAGGCTTCCTTCTTCTCtgtctccttctccttcttagGTTAGATACATTCTGTAACTGAGCTGTTGAGTCAAAGGTGGGAACTTTTGCTGTCAGCATCCTATTTTAAGAGGGAGCATTGGAAGTTGGAAAGCTTGGTCAACCATAAGAATGAAAGGGCTTATGAGAGGACAGTTGGGACCAAACTCATGTTGTATGATgaagctaaaaaaatattttcttgaaatGTTAAAAGGGCTAATGATAGGAGAAGTGAAAGATAATAAAGTCATTAATAAGGTCCCAAAGGGCAAATCTAATTTGTTTACAAGAAACCAAGGTGCAACAAATGTTTGTGCAGATGGTGAAAAGCCTAGGAGTGGAAGATTCTTGATATGGGGAGTGGTGGATGCCAAAGGATTGAATGTTGGAATTAATCAGTATGGAAGTGAGAGTGTTCTTTATTTCTTGTCAATTCAGAAACTACAAAGATAGTTTTATCTAGGTCTCCTCAAGGGCCTACAAGCCAATCCAAAGGGGGGAGTCAGTGTCATAAAAAATCTTTAGGATGATCCTTAGTGTTTAGGAGAGGATGCAACGTGGTCAAATTCCTTGGAGAAAGGATAAATTGCCATTGAGTGTCTTCTAGTATGATGCACTTTTTGGAAGTCATAGAGCACCCGAACAGTGGACCTTTCACCTAGTGTGGTGAAAAGAATTTTCAATCTTCAAGGCTTGACCACTTTCTAGTGTCGAATGATTGGGAGAATCATTTTTTCAGCCTAATCAGAGTATTTTACCTAAATTGGTCTTTAGATCATTCCCTTATAGTTCTAAATGGTGGTAGGATGAGTAGGGGTAAATCTCCTTTTAACTTCCGACACAATCTCACTAATTTAGAAATTGAACTTCTTGAAAGACTCGTGACTTCAATCACTTAAGTGCACTTGTCTCTTTCCACAGTAGATTCAAGAGTTTGGCCCCAATCCTCTTTTAGTTTATTCTCAGTAAAATCTTTTTTCATGGTCTTATTCAAGTCTTGAAATACAATCTTGTTCCTTCCGgttaattttgtttggaaatcaaaagccccttcaaaagtcaaaactttTGCTTGGTTAGTATACAAGAGGGTAAATACCAATGAGATGCTACAGGTGGGAAGACCTTACAAATTTCGTAGTCCTCATTGGTACATTTTATGCAAAGAGAGTGAAGAATCAATTAACCATCTTTTTCTACATTGCCCAATAACATTGGGGCTTTGGCATAAGCTCTTCAGGGTAGCTAATATGGATTGGGTTATGATGATTATCTCATTTAGAGGATTGGGGAATTCAGTCATAGTAATCTACTATCTACTAAAATGAATCTTGAATTCCCTTTCCTTAACAATTTAATAATCTTGAGCATGAAGGAGATAAGGAGGAGCAGGAGGCAAAGGATGAGAAGGGTATAATGTGAAATCCAGATTGCCATCAAGTTACACAACTCTGCTTTTTTCTTGCACCCCTTAATGCATAAAAAACTCTTATCCAACTATCTAACAACAAAGCATTCCATCAAAGAGGTAACAATAACATGAcagtttttagaaattaaatactGCAAAAGAAAACTAAGCAAAGAGGTTAtactatttttctaaaattgttatatcatgtcatgcaaTTAaagctttttttaaaataaataaatgaaatgctATGGCATTACATAATAGAAATGGAAATGATTAGCACAACTATGCAGTTCTATAGATCCCACAATCTTTAATGCACAATTTATAAGGATATGTGGTAAAAAAAATGCTCagattatattttattgtaagATGTTTAAAGAATGAGACTGCAACCTGTCAAGTATTGTTCAGAGTGAAATCAAATCCATGTAATCTGGAAGAAATATGTAGCGATTTAAAAAAGACATgatcatcaattttatttttttccttttttgataggcaatagAAGGGAATACATTAAAAGCCCCGGGAAAGGCACAAAACAAACAGATATGATTATCTATGCAATAATACCGTCAATACAGTCTCCAAGGAAGATTTCTTCGTGACTGGATGCAACTCAGTCGGAATCTGCAAAGAATGTGTTTAACATGGAAGCAAGTGAAGATAGTGGCAAAAACATATTGATATAGGTTGCATAAATGAACTTGTGATTGATAAGAAACGACTGCAAAATAAAATGTACCTGAAATGAATAACAATTAACCGGGTAATCAGAAAGCAATGCAGCTatgcatttcatttattttttctttaaatagagACAAATTTTAGAAGATGCAGTTGGAAAATTGTGTCATAAATTTCGAAGAAACACCAAGTCAAAGGAAGAAAATAGAGCTCGAGATAACATCCAAATCATGTTGATAGTGGACATATTTTATCCTTATCAAGGTACACAAGACAATAGTCTCCAAAACTTTTATCTGTCAAGGTTGTAGTGAGAAAGGTGACATTTAATCTAACTCATAAAAAGAGCATTGAGATTGTGTCAAGACTACATACAACAGATCACCGCACATAAAGATATCATAACAAAATGATTCAacattgataaaaatttaaaatatccctGCATGCCTCTGTTTACATATTACACTGCAGAAACTAAGAAAAATGGTGCCATATTAACAATATATACCGAATGATGTGGGAAATATGGAAGGATTCCGAGGTTGTATTTGGACATATACTGGGTAATGTGGAAGCATTTTGAACCTTCCATGGACAGCTCAACTGGCAGGCTGCTTGGGAATGGGAGTTCCCAGATTTGAGTGTCGAGCTTACCCAATCCCTAGTCTCTTAGGGTAGGGATTGCATACTTAAGGTTTTCCCCAGTTCTATTAAGTGGGTCTGGTGGGTTCCacgtattaaaaataaaataaaataaaataataaaataaaatgataaaaaaataaagaggcaTGAATATATGTCCAAATCAGGAGATGCAAAATACCAGCTCTGAAGAAATCATC from Vitis riparia cultivar Riparia Gloire de Montpellier isolate 1030 chromosome 8, EGFV_Vit.rip_1.0, whole genome shotgun sequence includes the following:
- the LOC117921093 gene encoding DNA gyrase subunit B, chloroplastic/mitochondrial-like; its protein translation is MALRLRPPYLPLRMMASRFYTHSSMHSLTSSVLFFKPRVGFQLRRVSNHFLIRNAASPRAFMSSSIATDAFQESTSSKAYGSEQIQVLEGLDPVRKRPGMYIGSTGLRGLHHLVYEILDNAIDEAQAGFASKVDVVLLADDSVSITDNGRGIPTELHPVTKKSSLETVLTVLHAGGKFGGASSGYSVSGGLHGVGLSVVNALSEALEVTVWRDGMEYQQKYSRGKPVTSLTHRVLPTESTDLQGTHIRFWPDKEVFTTEIQFDYNTIAGRIRELAFLNPELAITLRKEDKDPEKNQYNEYCYAGGLVEYVRWLNTDKKPVHDVVGFRKVADGISIDVALQWCSDAYSDTMLGYANSIRTIDGGTHIDGMKASLTRTLNNLGKKSKIIKEKDITLSGEHVREGLTCVISVKVPNPEFEGQTKTRLGNPEVRKVVDQTVQEFLTEYLELHPDVLDLILSKSLNALKAALAAKRARELVRQKSVLKSSSLPGKLADCSSTNPEESEIFIVEGDSAGGSAKQGRDRRFQAILPLRGKILNIERKDEAAMYKSEEIQNLILGLGLGVKGEDFKKEALRYHKIIILTDADVDGAHIRTLLLTFFFRYQRALFDEGCIYVGVPPLFKVERGKQVHYCYDDAELKQLQHSLPPNASYSIQRFKGLGEMMPVQLWETTMDPERRLLKQLVVEDAAEANVVFSSLMGARVDFRKELIQKSASTMKLDQLDI